The genomic region TGAAGCCACTGGCGCCCACCTGCGCAGGGAAGTCCGCCACCTTCACGGCGACGTAGGGCTTGGCGGAGGTCACCAGCGCGTAGACGCCCAGGCCGCCCGTCACCGTGTCCAGACCGCCGCCATTGATGAAGAACGCGTCCGTGGTGCCCGCGGCGGTGTAGTTGCCCGGAGCGTCGAGGTAGAGCGCCGCGTCGCGCGCGGACGGATCCACCACCGCCACGGAGCCCGGGAAGCCCGCGCCGGACTTCGTGTAGCCCGCGAGCAGGCGCGTGCCGTCATAGGCCAGGAAGTAGGACAGGAAGGTGTCGGCCGCGTTGGCGCGGTCCGCGGGCGCGAGCACCGTTTCGAGCGCGGCGGTGCCCAGCGTCACGTCCGGCCAGGTCCCCAGCGCGAAGAAGTCGCGGCCCGTGGCCGTCTCGCGAAGCGCGAAGAGCGAATACGTGGGGCCGGGAGTGGACACCACCGCGCGAACCTCCGTGGACAGGTCCGCGGACTCCGCGACGCTGAAGCCCGCCTGGAGCTGGAGCGTGCCCAGCACCTGCTCGCGAGGCAGCGGGGCGCAAGCGACCGTGCCGCCATCCGTGCCCGCGTCCGTGCCGGTGCCCGCGTCAGTGCCGGTGCCCGCGTCGGTCTGCGTACCCGCGTCGGTCTGCGTGCCCGCGTCGTCCCCTTCGATGTCGACGACGACCTGGGTGCACGTCTCCGAGACACAGGCCCAGGCCTTGCCCGCCGGAGCCGCGCCCTTGTCGCGGCAGTCGAAGGCGTCCACGCACTCATCATCGCCGCAGCCCGTGCCCCCCAGCACCACCGCCAGCAGGGCGCCCATCAGCGCCGCGCGCTGGCCCTTCGTGCTCATCCGCTTCATGTCGGTCCGCATCGCGTCCTCGCTCCTGGCCTTCCCGCACGGAGGCGGAAGAAGGCATTCCCCTGTCGGGAGGCCGCGCGGACGAAAGGCGCCGGACCGCAGGGCGCGTATCGCGTCCTGGAGGCCTGCCTTCGCCGTCAGCTCCCCGCGGAGGTTCCGGTCTGTCGCCGGGCCCTCCGTGGAGAGGACGCCGGATCGTCGCCAGGTCTTCGGACTCGCGGAAACGGGGTTCGTACGAACGCTGTTCCTGCTTACCGCTGCGGGGCAGTCCCGGACTCACACCGGGTTCCCTGGAAGCCCTCACGCCCCATGGCGTGAAAGCATCGATGACGAGGCGGGACTATGGCGCCACAGGGGCAAAGTCAATGCGACGCGGGCCCGGCGCGTCGGTCACGCATCAACACGTAGCGCCGCGTGCTGCCGTCCACGACGACAGTGGACACCACGCGCCAGCCCTCGCCCCCCAGCCGCTGGAGCTCCACGAGGTCCTCATCCGGACTCTCGCGCTTGACGAAGGTGTACTCGTACGCCGGTGCCGGAGGAGGCGCGGACGGCGGCGGAGGCACTTCCTTCCTCGGCGCGGCGCGGGACGTCTGGGCCCAGACCACCGAGGGGAGGAGGAACGGAGCGGCCACGCCGAGCAGGGCGCCCAGCAGCACGAGGAGTGAGGCGGAACGACGGTTCATGGAGGCACATCCGGGGGAGGGACAGCGGGCATCTAATGCCGCCACCCCCACCCCGGAAGCCTCGTGCGGTCCGGACTCGCCGTATGGGCGCGCGAGGCCACCGGGACCGTCCGCTGGAGAACGGCCCCGGCGCTCGTGCGCGACTACGGCAGCTGCACGCCGTTCACCACGGCGACGGCATCCAGGTCGAAGCCACCGCTGGTGCCCGCGTAGCCGTTGGCGCCCGAGTCGCGGATGCGCACGAAGCGGGCACGGGTGAGGCCCACGCTCGCCAGGTCGAAGCCGTCCCCGCCCGCCACGGAGGGGTCGGTGGCCGGGATGCCATTGGCGGGGTGCGAGTACACGGGCGTGACGCCCGCGCAGCCCGGGTAGTTGTTCGCCACGTCGGAGGACGCGCAGGGGAACTCGTGCCAGGTGACGCCGTCGTCGCTGACGGCCACCACGCCCGTCTCCGCGAACGGCTTGCCGCTCGGCTTGAGGAACGCGTTCTCGAAGACGAGCAGGTCCACGCCCGGCCCGTCCGTGACGGCGATGTCCGTGAACTCCAGGACGATGACGCCGTTGCGCCCGAGCGACAGCACGTCCAACGAACCCGAGCCCGCGCCGTCCCCTCGCGGAGCGCCCAGCACGAAGCCCGGCAGCTCGCTCTGACCGAACCCGGCGCCCGTGCCCGGAGAGAAGGACACGATGCGGTCCGCGAACGGGTCACCCACCAGCGGCTGGGCCTGGATGGAGTCCTGCCAGTCCTCGCCACCGCATGCCACGGTGAGCAGCGCGGTGAAGCCCAGCGCGAACGACTTCGGAAGAAGGGTCTTCTTCATGAGCGTGCTCACCGGAACTGAGGGGCCTGCTGGATACGCACCAGGCGCGGGCCGTTCTTGTCATCCACGCCGACGAGCAGGTCCACGCCGATGGCGGTCATCCCGGTCACGCGCGTGCACTGGTCCGCGTAGACGAGGACCGGCTGACGGGCACCGACGGTCACGGTCGCACCTTCATCCGTCACGGTGAAGGCGAAGCGCGAGACGTCCGTGCCAGCGAAGTTGTAGTCGGGCGGGACGTAGTCGCCGCGGAGCACCGACACGCCTTC from Corallococcus exiguus harbors:
- a CDS encoding cytochrome c family protein, whose protein sequence is MRTDMKRMSTKGQRAALMGALLAVVLGGTGCGDDECVDAFDCRDKGAAPAGKAWACVSETCTQVVVDIEGDDAGTQTDAGTQTDAGTGTDAGTGTDAGTDGGTVACAPLPREQVLGTLQLQAGFSVAESADLSTEVRAVVSTPGPTYSLFALRETATGRDFFALGTWPDVTLGTAALETVLAPADRANAADTFLSYFLAYDGTRLLAGYTKSGAGFPGSVAVVDPSARDAALYLDAPGNYTAAGTTDAFFINGGGLDTVTGGLGVYALVTSAKPYVAVKVADFPAQVGASGFTAVADNGIAVFGYSEADTYVNVAYAVSNTKLGEALASRTPVVLTNEPKVDVGSDFNAAASFGNGVAVARGGYGAAGFGVTDVSRFSLTPGLGGGQPISVGTRAAVLNAPDACTTVDLLSSLGADLLVGVKDVNGRRLVRIRQGQ
- a CDS encoding cell surface protein, which produces MKKTLLPKSFALGFTALLTVACGGEDWQDSIQAQPLVGDPFADRIVSFSPGTGAGFGQSELPGFVLGAPRGDGAGSGSLDVLSLGRNGVIVLEFTDIAVTDGPGVDLLVFENAFLKPSGKPFAETGVVAVSDDGVTWHEFPCASSDVANNYPGCAGVTPVYSHPANGIPATDPSVAGGDGFDLASVGLTRARFVRIRDSGANGYAGTSGGFDLDAVAVVNGVQLP